One Gimesia aquarii DNA segment encodes these proteins:
- a CDS encoding nucleoside hydrolase, translating to MNQNAKTFNYRYSLIVCSFFCCTLLWMNAIVKAEEPERPVPLIFDTDIGNDVDDVLALGMIHALEARGDCKLLAVTITKDNPLAASFTDAVNTFYGKGEIPIGICRSGVTPQKGKFNVLAQKKDNGKLRYPHDLKDAKQIPDAVTVLRKALGGAKDGSVVIAQVGFSTNLANLLKSTGDDISPLTGKQLVKQKVKLLSIMAGAFEKIPRKGKLVDHLEYNIIKDIPAAQKLAQEWPTPVVWSGYEIGLSVPYPHESIEEDYNYTPHHPLAEAYILYNPPPHNRPTWDLTSVLYAVFPHRGYFGLSDSGDVDVKDNGLTTFKKNDQGHHRYLKLNDAQRQRLIEALVQLSSQPPAK from the coding sequence ATGAATCAAAATGCTAAGACGTTCAACTATCGATACTCATTGATCGTTTGTAGTTTTTTTTGTTGCACACTGTTATGGATGAATGCGATAGTGAAGGCAGAGGAACCAGAGCGTCCTGTTCCGCTGATCTTTGATACCGATATCGGGAATGACGTAGATGATGTTCTGGCACTCGGGATGATTCATGCACTCGAAGCCCGCGGCGACTGTAAATTGCTGGCCGTTACAATTACGAAAGACAATCCACTGGCTGCATCGTTCACAGACGCAGTGAATACGTTTTACGGCAAAGGTGAAATTCCGATTGGCATCTGCCGCAGTGGTGTGACTCCTCAGAAGGGTAAGTTCAACGTACTGGCCCAGAAAAAAGACAATGGCAAATTACGCTATCCCCATGATTTGAAAGATGCCAAACAGATTCCCGATGCTGTAACGGTCTTACGCAAAGCATTGGGCGGTGCGAAAGATGGTTCGGTGGTCATTGCACAAGTCGGTTTTTCGACCAATCTGGCGAATTTACTGAAATCGACCGGAGATGACATCAGTCCGTTGACTGGAAAACAACTGGTGAAGCAAAAGGTCAAGTTGCTTTCGATCATGGCGGGGGCCTTCGAAAAGATTCCCAGAAAAGGCAAACTGGTTGATCATCTCGAATATAATATTATTAAGGATATCCCAGCCGCGCAAAAGCTGGCTCAGGAATGGCCGACACCCGTTGTATGGAGTGGTTATGAAATTGGTCTATCGGTACCCTATCCGCATGAAAGCATCGAAGAGGATTATAATTACACGCCTCATCACCCGTTAGCCGAGGCATACATTCTGTATAACCCTCCGCCTCACAATCGTCCGACCTGGGATTTAACGAGTGTGCTTTATGCTGTTTTTCCTCATCGCGGATATTTTGGTCTTTCGGATTCAGGAGACGTCGATGTGAAAGACAATGGTCTGACGACATTTAAGAAAAATGATCAAGGTCACCACCGCTATTTAAAGCTGAATGATGCCCAACGCCAGCGGCTGATCGAAGCGCTCGTGCAGCTTTCCAGTCAACCACCTGCAAAATAG
- a CDS encoding LacI family DNA-binding transcriptional regulator, with protein sequence MSQSANKQITLKEVAEAAGVSVSTASRALAGKAEAYRISRSTERSVQAAAKRLQFQPSLLAKSLRSQRTKLLGVVLPNIANPFFASIAREITLAAEENEFSVLLADSQENGETEVHLVEQLQARQIEGLVVCPVGIQNQHLTKITRQNLPLVLVDRGFAHKDLVTVTSDHREGARVATKLLTDQGHHQIGVLQGLPDTLPNTERLRGYSEELKRCGITFDPTLIAGNHFDESSGYHAAHQLLSAHPEITALFAFSNQNALGALRATAELGRNIPDDLSLIAFDDHPFAAYLAAPLTSVCQDVSQLGRVAASLLMEQIKTGKQPIEKQHRIPVEIINRSSIAKFE encoded by the coding sequence ATGAGTCAGTCTGCGAACAAACAGATAACATTAAAAGAGGTGGCAGAAGCGGCCGGAGTGAGCGTTTCGACGGCTTCTCGAGCTCTGGCGGGGAAAGCGGAAGCCTATCGCATCAGTCGTTCAACAGAACGCTCTGTGCAAGCGGCTGCGAAACGATTGCAGTTTCAACCCAGTCTGTTGGCGAAGTCATTGCGTTCTCAACGTACCAAATTGCTGGGTGTAGTCCTGCCGAACATCGCCAACCCGTTTTTTGCGTCGATCGCCCGAGAAATTACATTAGCGGCAGAAGAGAATGAGTTCTCAGTGCTCCTGGCAGACAGCCAGGAAAATGGCGAGACTGAAGTGCATCTAGTCGAGCAATTGCAGGCTCGACAGATTGAAGGTCTGGTGGTGTGTCCCGTCGGGATTCAAAATCAGCACCTTACCAAAATTACCAGACAGAACTTACCCCTGGTGTTGGTAGACCGAGGATTTGCACATAAGGATTTAGTCACGGTAACCTCCGATCATCGTGAGGGGGCTCGTGTAGCGACAAAGTTACTAACTGATCAGGGACACCATCAGATTGGTGTATTACAGGGCCTTCCCGATACATTGCCCAACACGGAACGTTTAAGAGGTTACAGTGAAGAACTCAAACGTTGTGGGATCACCTTTGATCCGACATTGATTGCAGGAAATCATTTCGATGAATCCTCGGGCTATCATGCCGCACATCAATTATTATCCGCTCATCCTGAGATCACTGCGCTGTTTGCATTCAGTAACCAGAATGCCTTAGGGGCACTGCGGGCGACTGCGGAACTGGGACGCAACATTCCCGACGATCTTTCATTGATTGCCTTTGATGATCATCCTTTTGCCGCTTATCTGGCCGCACCGCTCACATCGGTTTGTCAGGATGTAAGTCAACTGGGTCGCGTTGCCGCGAGTTTGCTGATGGAACAAATCAAAACCGGAAAACAACCCATAGAAAAACAACATCGTATTCCTGTCGAAATCATCAACCGATCTTCGATTGCAAAATTCGAGTGA
- a CDS encoding sugar ABC transporter substrate-binding protein, translating into MSCIENSDQKAQQVDVNSGDKKPRIALIMKSLANDFFSSMAEGAKKHQQQQGDEYELIVNGIKDERDLSRQVALVEEMVANGVDAIVIAPADSKALVPALRRAREAGVVVVNIDNKLDQEILEAEKISIPFVGPDNQAGAKKVGDFLASKLKSGDEVVVLEGIRTSFNGTQRRLGFEAAMQDAGIKIVDSQSAQWEMSMANTLALSMLSEHRNVKAILAANDSMALGALAAVKNNNKTGEVAIVGFDNIAAVQQAIRDGQILATADQHGGELAVFGIEHALRLIEDPDAKVEDRETPVDLITAEVLK; encoded by the coding sequence ATGAGCTGCATAGAAAACAGTGATCAGAAAGCTCAGCAGGTTGACGTCAATTCGGGAGATAAAAAACCACGAATTGCTTTGATCATGAAGTCACTGGCGAATGATTTTTTTTCTTCCATGGCGGAGGGAGCTAAAAAACATCAACAGCAACAAGGGGATGAATATGAACTGATCGTCAACGGAATCAAGGATGAGCGAGATCTCAGTCGTCAGGTGGCACTGGTTGAAGAAATGGTAGCTAATGGTGTGGATGCAATTGTGATTGCACCTGCGGATTCAAAGGCACTGGTTCCCGCGCTACGTCGCGCGCGGGAAGCGGGGGTGGTGGTCGTTAACATCGATAACAAGCTAGATCAGGAAATCCTGGAAGCGGAAAAAATTTCAATTCCCTTCGTTGGGCCCGATAATCAAGCGGGAGCCAAAAAGGTGGGCGATTTCCTGGCTTCGAAGCTGAAGTCGGGCGATGAAGTGGTTGTGTTAGAAGGCATTCGGACCTCTTTTAACGGAACACAGCGGCGACTTGGTTTTGAAGCGGCGATGCAGGATGCGGGGATCAAGATTGTAGACAGTCAATCGGCACAATGGGAAATGAGTATGGCGAATACTCTGGCCCTTTCGATGCTCAGCGAGCATCGGAATGTCAAAGCGATTCTGGCAGCGAATGACAGTATGGCTCTGGGGGCGTTAGCGGCCGTCAAGAATAATAATAAGACTGGCGAGGTGGCCATTGTCGGATTTGATAATATCGCTGCCGTTCAACAGGCAATTCGGGATGGTCAGATCCTGGCGACGGCCGACCAGCATGGCGGTGAGCTGGCGGTGTTTGGAATTGAACACGCATTGCGTTTGATTGAGGACCCGGATGCGAAAGTTGAAGATCGCGAAACCCCCGTCGATCTCATTACCGCTGAGGTTCTGAAATGA
- the rbsK gene encoding ribokinase: protein MTEKQQAKITVVGSINMDLMIRASNLPLPGETVIADSKVENPGGKGANQAVAAARMGASVTMIGCVGDDSFATQLLENLAEENVDTSRITRRENTASGVAVVMVEESGENAILVVPGANALVNQQEIEQARQVISDSDVLLMQLEVPQEIVAYTTQIARDAGVPVILDPAPAPLECCADLLNVDLICPNQSEVAALLGKPVESMDDAVSLMKELTQLGPKQAIITMGEQGAVVFDGETVQTVPSFAVEAIDSTAAGDAFAAGIAVRLAEHASLIEAVQFASAAGALAASGAGAQTAMPTREQIETLLKQQ, encoded by the coding sequence ATGACTGAAAAGCAACAAGCGAAGATCACTGTAGTCGGTTCCATCAATATGGATTTGATGATCCGTGCGTCAAATCTGCCACTCCCTGGTGAGACGGTCATTGCTGATTCTAAAGTGGAAAATCCGGGAGGCAAAGGCGCGAATCAGGCCGTGGCAGCGGCCCGGATGGGTGCGAGTGTCACAATGATTGGCTGTGTGGGAGATGACAGTTTTGCTACGCAATTGTTGGAGAACCTTGCAGAAGAAAACGTTGATACATCGCGCATTACACGGCGGGAGAATACCGCTAGTGGTGTCGCAGTAGTGATGGTGGAAGAGAGTGGCGAGAATGCGATTCTCGTTGTGCCTGGTGCCAATGCTCTGGTCAATCAGCAGGAGATCGAACAGGCAAGACAGGTGATAAGCGACAGTGATGTTTTGTTGATGCAATTAGAGGTGCCGCAGGAAATCGTCGCGTATACAACACAGATCGCACGCGATGCGGGAGTACCTGTGATTCTCGATCCGGCCCCTGCTCCGCTTGAATGTTGTGCCGATTTATTGAATGTCGATTTGATTTGCCCCAATCAATCCGAGGTAGCGGCATTGCTGGGGAAACCGGTTGAGTCAATGGACGATGCAGTGTCGCTGATGAAAGAACTGACGCAGCTTGGTCCCAAACAGGCAATCATCACGATGGGGGAACAGGGAGCCGTTGTGTTTGATGGGGAGACCGTTCAAACAGTGCCATCATTTGCCGTAGAAGCCATCGATTCTACAGCTGCCGGTGATGCGTTTGCAGCGGGAATAGCCGTTCGCCTGGCAGAGCATGCGAGTTTGATCGAAGCGGTACAGTTTGCTTCCGCCGCGGGTGCGTTGGCTGCATCGGGCGCAGGAGCGCAAACAGCGATGCCGACGCGAGAACAAATCGAAACACTTTTAAAACAACAATAA
- a CDS encoding sugar ABC transporter ATP-binding protein, producing MNGESQPLRLTVHELCKDYVVRVLYDVQFELKTGEIHALLGANGAGKSTLCRIIAGLTPATSGSMTLNGELYNPRDKRSAESLGVQIVQQELNLIPTLTVAENLLLGHFPQRCGIVNRKLLHAHARAALDRFGLNDIDTNQMAGSLGIGQQQMLEIAAALDRNCQVLILDEPTAALSAGETKRLFTRLSELRKNGVGIIYISHRLDEIAQIADRLTVLRDGKFVSTHQVDEFKPIERVIDLMTGETEAAQHAIQNHRSYAIDQEMIRVSGLGRASVVQNVNFSVKAGERYGIAGLVGSGRTELLRLIFGADRTDSGEIFLRGETSPYQFDHPHTAVSQRLAMVTEDRKQNGLLLSQSIRVNTTLSSMELLAGSVGIINCSQEKKLVEVQRETMQIHARNIEQSVGTLSGGNQQKVAVAKWLLKDADVFLFDEPTRGIDVAARRKIHQLFDKLAEQGKALIIVSSDLEELFETCDCIGVMSAGKLVSEYTRETWSYDAIMQDCFSGYTQPETCSVSGSNS from the coding sequence ATGAATGGTGAGTCGCAGCCGCTCCGTCTTACCGTTCACGAGCTATGCAAGGATTACGTTGTACGGGTATTGTATGACGTGCAGTTTGAACTCAAAACAGGCGAAATCCACGCGTTGTTGGGAGCCAATGGTGCGGGTAAAAGTACGCTCTGTCGGATTATTGCTGGTTTAACGCCAGCAACTTCGGGCAGCATGACTTTGAACGGCGAGTTATACAATCCCCGCGATAAACGCTCTGCCGAGTCGTTGGGTGTCCAGATTGTACAACAGGAACTGAATCTGATTCCGACGTTGACCGTCGCTGAAAATCTATTACTGGGACACTTTCCACAGCGGTGTGGGATCGTCAATCGAAAGTTACTCCATGCACATGCACGAGCGGCTTTGGATCGATTCGGGTTAAACGATATCGACACCAATCAAATGGCGGGTAGCCTCGGTATCGGCCAGCAACAGATGCTGGAAATCGCAGCGGCCCTGGATCGGAATTGTCAGGTGTTGATTCTGGATGAACCGACGGCGGCGTTGAGTGCCGGTGAAACCAAGCGGCTGTTTACGCGACTCTCTGAACTGCGAAAGAATGGTGTTGGCATTATTTATATCAGTCATCGGCTGGATGAGATCGCTCAGATTGCCGACCGCCTGACTGTGTTGCGAGATGGCAAATTTGTAAGCACTCATCAGGTGGATGAGTTCAAACCGATCGAACGAGTGATTGATCTCATGACGGGAGAAACTGAGGCGGCTCAGCACGCGATTCAGAATCATCGGTCTTATGCAATAGATCAGGAAATGATTCGTGTTTCGGGATTGGGGCGCGCGTCCGTGGTTCAAAATGTGAATTTTTCAGTCAAAGCGGGTGAACGTTATGGAATCGCTGGTTTGGTGGGATCGGGGCGTACTGAGCTGTTACGTTTGATATTTGGAGCTGACCGAACGGACAGCGGAGAAATATTTTTACGGGGGGAAACATCGCCTTATCAGTTTGACCATCCTCATACAGCAGTCTCACAACGACTGGCAATGGTGACGGAAGATCGCAAGCAAAACGGGTTGTTACTTTCACAATCGATTCGGGTGAATACGACACTCTCCAGTATGGAATTGCTGGCTGGTTCCGTTGGTATCATCAATTGCAGTCAGGAAAAGAAACTCGTTGAAGTACAGCGGGAAACGATGCAAATTCACGCCCGCAATATCGAGCAAAGTGTGGGGACGCTGAGTGGTGGCAATCAACAAAAAGTGGCGGTGGCAAAGTGGCTGTTGAAAGACGCGGATGTGTTTCTATTTGATGAACCGACGCGCGGCATTGATGTGGCAGCCCGTAGAAAGATTCATCAGCTATTCGACAAACTTGCCGAACAAGGTAAGGCACTCATTATTGTAAGCAGTGATCTGGAAGAACTATTCGAAACCTGTGACTGCATCGGCGTGATGTCGGCGGGGAAACTGGTTTCAGAATACACGCGTGAAACCTGGTCGTACGACGCAATCATGCAGGATTGCTTTTCAGGATACACACAACCAGAGACATGCTCTGTTTCAGGATCAAACTCATGA
- a CDS encoding ABC transporter permease, whose product MNDSPAPVSETPSASRSVSENLMSSLLQYAGLLGVLALLVLIFSMMSQNFLSQQTLITIANHIPDLTVIAVGMTLVLIIGGIDLSVGSLLALSSAVLGVLMVNYGWPLWAAVPICLGVGAFCGVLNGVISVKAGIPSFIVTLGMLEMARGSAYLMTDSQTKYIGSSIEWIGVPMKGLAFSPAFLLSLVIVFVGQYLLTRTVFGRYCIAIGTNVEAVRMSGIRTAPYSITVFTISGLMCGLAGIMQTSRLSTADPNAAVGLELAAIAACVIGGTSLMGGRGSVINTFFGVLIIAVLQTGLAQVGASDPIKRVITGAVIIVAVLLDAARQRWKRRG is encoded by the coding sequence ATGAACGACTCCCCTGCCCCTGTTTCCGAGACGCCTTCTGCTTCGCGCTCTGTCAGCGAAAACCTGATGTCTTCGCTCCTGCAATACGCGGGATTGCTGGGTGTGCTGGCGCTGTTAGTTCTGATCTTCAGTATGATGAGCCAGAATTTTCTGTCACAGCAGACTTTGATCACGATTGCTAATCATATTCCTGATCTGACGGTGATTGCCGTGGGGATGACGCTGGTACTGATTATCGGTGGCATTGATTTGTCGGTAGGGTCGTTACTGGCACTCTCATCAGCCGTACTGGGGGTGTTGATGGTTAACTATGGCTGGCCGCTTTGGGCGGCGGTTCCCATCTGTCTGGGAGTGGGAGCGTTTTGTGGTGTGTTGAATGGTGTAATCAGCGTCAAAGCGGGCATCCCATCGTTCATCGTTACATTGGGCATGCTGGAAATGGCACGCGGCAGTGCGTATCTGATGACCGATTCACAGACAAAATACATCGGCTCTTCGATTGAATGGATTGGCGTGCCAATGAAGGGCCTCGCGTTTTCGCCTGCGTTTTTGTTGTCGCTAGTGATCGTTTTCGTGGGGCAATATTTGCTCACACGGACTGTGTTTGGCAGATACTGTATCGCCATCGGCACAAACGTGGAAGCAGTGCGCATGTCGGGCATCCGCACAGCTCCCTATTCGATTACCGTGTTCACAATCAGCGGTTTGATGTGTGGTTTAGCTGGCATCATGCAAACTTCCAGACTTTCCACTGCCGACCCAAACGCCGCCGTCGGATTAGAACTGGCGGCCATCGCAGCCTGTGTGATCGGCGGTACCAGCCTGATGGGCGGTCGCGGTTCTGTGATCAATACGTTCTTCGGTGTGCTGATCATCGCTGTTTTACAAACGGGGTTGGCTCAGGTTGGTGCTTCGGATCCGATTAAACGTGTGATTACGGGAGCGGTGATCATTGTCGCGGTGTTACTGGATGCAGCGAGGCAGCGGTGGAAACGGCGCGGGTGA